A section of the Leptotrichia buccalis C-1013-b genome encodes:
- a CDS encoding YARHG domain-containing protein produces the protein MGCFIVVIILIIGGIKNCFYTKNNNETFNPNVTNNTQNNYNNSLDLDDLHKLINEVNSGDDSSLSNYTKADLRILRNMVFAEKGFRIQKAGLKEYFEQKSWYNPYIDNQNDISLNIKEKRFLKAVQKYEEN, from the coding sequence GTGGGTTGTTTTATAGTTGTTATAATACTAATTATTGGGGGCATAAAAAATTGTTTCTATACTAAAAATAATAATGAAACTTTTAATCCTAATGTAACCAACAATACTCAAAATAATTACAATAATTCTTTAGATTTAGATGATTTACATAAATTAATAAATGAAGTAAACAGCGGAGATGATTCTTCATTATCAAATTACACAAAAGCAGATTTAAGAATACTTAGAAATATGGTTTTTGCAGAAAAAGGATTTAGGATTCAAAAAGCTGGGTTAAAGGAATATTTTGAGCAAAAATCTTGGTACAACCCATATATAGATAATCAGAATGATATTTCATTAAATATAAAAGAAAAAAGATTTTTGAAAGCAGTTCAAAAATATGAAGAAAATTAA
- a CDS encoding HPr family phosphocarrier protein yields the protein MVSKTIIFNYRYGIDIYFATEVMRKAREFESKIEIEYDGKKIKNKSPLMLSGFGIKMGSEITIYADGSDEEEALETVSNLLGVEEEVYKQEIINRKNWEKNWKRIEQEEMEKDRNKSPEEIERELKEIVEEAASNKDNLTIGKRIMCSRRNTQPGIGINIGGYIIHPFDLMAGPDFDIKTSIERIWDVMVYRIDKKFRINNSMWTIVPAIKKRIKDIIEEDVKKNNLEEKLAESMIPYVYFNVPGSIMSQVTRKLGNAYIVSLKNTLKYEDSGKIIVPTYKEFLTEFDKNFEMPRIEWWW from the coding sequence ATGGTTAGTAAAACAATAATTTTTAATTACCGCTACGGAATAGACATATATTTTGCTACAGAGGTTATGCGAAAAGCACGAGAATTTGAAAGTAAAATTGAAATTGAGTATGATGGAAAAAAAATAAAAAACAAATCGCCATTGATGTTAAGCGGTTTTGGAATTAAAATGGGTTCAGAAATTACTATTTATGCAGATGGATCTGACGAGGAAGAAGCATTGGAAACAGTATCAAATCTTTTGGGTGTTGAAGAAGAAGTCTACAAGCAGGAAATTATAAATAGGAAAAACTGGGAGAAAAACTGGAAAAGAATAGAACAGGAAGAAATGGAAAAGGATAGAAACAAAAGTCCAGAGGAAATAGAGAGGGAATTAAAAGAAATTGTTGAAGAAGCCGCATCTAACAAAGATAATCTTACAATTGGAAAAAGAATAATGTGTAGCCGTAGAAATACTCAACCAGGTATTGGGATAAATATTGGAGGATATATTATTCATCCATTTGATTTGATGGCAGGACCTGACTTTGATATTAAAACTTCAATTGAAAGAATTTGGGATGTTATGGTTTATCGAATTGACAAGAAATTTAGAATTAATAATTCGATGTGGACAATAGTTCCTGCTATAAAAAAGAGAATTAAAGATATTATAGAAGAAGATGTGAAAAAAAATAATTTGGAAGAAAAATTAGCAGAATCAATGATTCCTTATGTGTATTTTAATGTTCCAGGTTCAATAATGTCTCAAGTAACAAGAAAACTTGGAAATGCATATATAGTTTCATTAAAGAATACACTTAAATATGAGGATTCAGGGAAAATAATTGTGCCTACATATAAAGAGTTTTTGACGGAATTTGATAAAAATTTTGAGATGCCGAGGATAGAGTGGTGGTGGTAA
- a CDS encoding GNAT family N-acetyltransferase, with amino-acid sequence MKEIRLAQEKDIPKIENLLEQILLIHHEGRPDIFKATGKKYTTKELTKMLNDSSKPIFVATDENDNVIGYIFCIFKQQINHNVLTDIKTLFIDDLCVDESTRGQNIGKKLYDFALDFAKKEGCYNLTLDAWAKNTGAVRFYERLGMKVQKYVFEEIL; translated from the coding sequence ATGAAAGAGATTAGACTAGCACAAGAAAAAGATATTCCAAAAATAGAAAATCTGCTGGAACAAATTTTATTAATTCATCATGAAGGGCGTCCAGACATTTTCAAGGCAACTGGGAAAAAATACACAACAAAAGAATTAACAAAAATGTTAAACGACTCAAGTAAGCCAATATTCGTAGCAACTGATGAAAATGATAACGTAATTGGCTATATTTTCTGTATTTTCAAACAGCAAATAAATCACAACGTTCTAACTGATATAAAAACATTGTTTATTGATGATCTTTGTGTCGATGAAAGCACACGTGGACAAAATATTGGAAAGAAATTATATGACTTTGCTTTAGATTTTGCAAAAAAAGAAGGCTGTTACAATTTAACATTGGATGCTTGGGCTAAGAATACTGGAGCTGTCAGATTTTATGAAAGATTAGGAATGAAAGTTCAAAAGTATGTTTTTGAAGAAATTTTGTAA
- the galU gene encoding UTP--glucose-1-phosphate uridylyltransferase GalU yields MKKKIRKAVIPAAGLGTRVLPATKAQPKEMLVIVDKPALQYLVEELIAAGIEEILIITGRNKGSIENHFDYSYELEKTLEENGKKDLLKIVDGISEMSNIYYVRQKKPLGLGHAISCAEAFVGDEPFVVLLGDDIIFTDKEKGQSPVTKQLIEKYEDLQGGTILGVQEVDKKNVSKYGIIKPLTQIDDKTVVVEDFIEKPIIEEAPSNLAALGRYVLEPEIFSYLKNTKPGKGGEIQLTDAILAMKNDGGKLYAYNFEGLRYDTGDKFGMFVANVEFGLRHEELKDRVREYLKDLIEKL; encoded by the coding sequence ATGAAGAAAAAAATAAGAAAAGCTGTAATTCCTGCTGCGGGACTTGGAACGAGAGTTTTACCTGCAACAAAAGCTCAACCTAAAGAAATGCTTGTAATTGTTGATAAACCAGCATTGCAATATCTTGTGGAAGAACTAATAGCGGCTGGCATTGAAGAAATTTTGATTATTACTGGAAGAAATAAAGGGTCAATTGAAAATCATTTTGATTATTCTTATGAACTTGAAAAAACTTTGGAAGAAAATGGGAAAAAAGATTTATTAAAAATAGTTGACGGTATTTCTGAAATGTCAAATATTTATTATGTACGTCAAAAAAAACCTTTAGGATTAGGACATGCAATAAGCTGTGCTGAAGCATTTGTTGGAGATGAGCCGTTTGTGGTGCTTCTTGGAGATGATATTATTTTTACGGATAAGGAGAAAGGTCAAAGTCCTGTAACAAAACAATTAATTGAAAAATATGAAGATCTGCAAGGTGGAACAATTTTAGGAGTTCAGGAAGTTGACAAAAAGAATGTTTCTAAATATGGAATAATAAAGCCTTTAACACAAATTGACGATAAAACTGTAGTTGTGGAAGATTTTATTGAAAAACCAATAATTGAAGAAGCTCCAAGCAATTTAGCGGCACTTGGACGATATGTTTTGGAACCTGAAATATTTTCATATTTAAAAAATACAAAACCTGGAAAAGGTGGAGAAATTCAACTTACAGATGCAATTTTAGCAATGAAAAATGATGGCGGAAAATTGTATGCATACAATTTTGAAGGACTTAGATATGACACAGGAGATAAGTTTGGAATGTTTGTTGCAAATGTTGAGTTTGGACTAAGACATGAGGAACTGAAAGATAGAGTTAGAGAATATTTAAAAGATTTAATAGAAAAACTATAA
- a CDS encoding type II toxin-antitoxin system Phd/YefM family antitoxin: MIATNYSNIRNNFKKYCDKATRDYETIIVTRKNDENVVLMSEEEYNNLMENLYIMSNKDYYNELLKRKDEVEKGKVEKHDLIEVE, translated from the coding sequence ATGATAGCTACAAATTATTCTAATATTAGAAATAATTTTAAAAAGTATTGTGATAAGGCAACAAGAGATTATGAAACAATAATTGTAACTAGAAAAAATGATGAAAATGTGGTATTAATGAGTGAAGAAGAATACAATAATTTGATGGAAAATTTGTATATTATGTCTAATAAAGATTATTATAATGAATTATTGAAAAGAAAAGATGAGGTTGAAAAAGGGAAAGTTGAGAAACATGATTTAATTGAGGTGGAATAA
- a CDS encoding GNAT family N-acetyltransferase: MKEIRLAQEKDIPKIENLLEQILLVHHEGRPDIFKATGKKYTAKELTEMLNDSNKPIFVATDENDNVIGYIFCIFKQQTNHNVLTDIKTLFIDDLCVDESTRGQNIGKKLYDFALDFAKKEGCYNLTLDAWADNAGAVRFYERLGMKVQKYVFEHIL; encoded by the coding sequence ATGAAAGAAATTAGACTAGCACAAGAAAAAGATATTCCAAAAATAGAAAATTTACTGGAACAAATTTTATTAGTTCATCACGAAGGTCGTCCAGACATTTTCAAGGCAACTGGAAAAAAATACACAGCAAAAGAATTAACAGAAATGTTAAACGATTCAAACAAGCCAATATTTGTAGCAACTGATGAAAATGATAACGTAATTGGCTATATTTTCTGTATTTTCAAGCAACAAACAAATCACAACGTACTAACTGATATAAAAACATTGTTTATTGATGATCTTTGCGTTGATGAAAGCACTCGTGGGCAGAACATTGGAAAGAAATTATATGATTTTGCTTTAGATTTTGCAAAAAAAGAAGGCTGTTACAATTTAACATTGGATGCTTGGGCTGATAATGCTGGAGCTGTTAGATTTTATGAAAGATTGGGAATGAAAGTTCAGAAGTATGTTTTTGAGCATATTTTGTAA
- the argH gene encoding argininosuccinate lyase, producing the protein MKKMWEGRFHKETNKLLEKFNASITFDKRMYEEDITGSIAHSRMLAKQGIIAEHEQKDIENGLLQIKDEIEKGEFEFRIEDEDIHMSIEKRLTQIIGSVAGKLHTARSRNDQVALDVRMYVRKEAREISKLLVKMENVLLGLAEKYKNVIIPGYTHLQRAQPILFSHHLMAYFQMFKRDISRIEYFLERYDEMPLGAGALAGTTFDLDRHFVAKELGFSKPTENSLDSVSDRDFIIELAMIISVISMHLSRFSEEIIIWCTSEFSFINLDDAFATGSSIMPQKKNPDIAELVRGKTGRIYGNLMGILTTMKALPLAYNKDMQEDKEGIFDSIDNIKLSIEIFYLMLDTITVNNEKIYTSMRAGFLNATDVADYLAKHNVPFRQAHKIVGEIVSYCEDKKIAIDDMKLEEFHKFSDVFKDDILSEITIENCVNKRNSYGGTSIKNVEIQIENGKKFLETLEI; encoded by the coding sequence ATGAAAAAAATGTGGGAAGGGCGATTTCATAAGGAAACTAATAAATTGTTAGAAAAATTTAATGCGTCTATTACGTTTGATAAAAGAATGTACGAGGAAGATATTACAGGAAGCATTGCACACAGCAGAATGCTTGCTAAGCAAGGGATTATTGCAGAGCACGAGCAAAAAGATATTGAAAATGGATTGCTTCAAATAAAGGATGAAATTGAAAAGGGAGAATTTGAGTTTAGAATTGAAGATGAGGATATTCATATGTCGATTGAGAAAAGGTTGACACAGATTATTGGGTCTGTGGCTGGAAAACTGCATACTGCTAGAAGCCGAAACGATCAGGTGGCTCTTGACGTGCGAATGTATGTACGAAAAGAAGCTCGTGAAATCTCAAAATTGCTTGTAAAAATGGAAAATGTACTGCTAGGACTTGCTGAAAAATATAAAAATGTTATTATTCCTGGATATACTCATTTACAAAGGGCTCAGCCAATTTTATTCTCTCATCATTTGATGGCTTACTTCCAAATGTTTAAAAGGGATATTTCAAGAATTGAATACTTTTTGGAAAGATATGATGAAATGCCGCTTGGAGCAGGAGCTTTGGCTGGAACTACGTTTGATCTGGATAGACATTTTGTGGCAAAGGAACTTGGATTTTCAAAGCCTACGGAAAATAGTCTTGATTCTGTGAGCGACAGAGATTTTATAATTGAGCTTGCAATGATTATTTCAGTAATTTCAATGCACTTGTCAAGATTTTCAGAAGAAATTATTATCTGGTGTACATCCGAATTTTCATTTATAAATCTGGATGATGCTTTTGCAACTGGCTCTTCAATTATGCCACAGAAAAAAAATCCTGACATCGCCGAACTTGTAAGAGGAAAAACTGGCAGAATCTACGGAAATCTTATGGGAATTTTGACAACAATGAAGGCACTTCCGCTAGCTTATAACAAGGATATGCAGGAGGACAAGGAAGGAATTTTTGACTCAATTGATAATATCAAACTATCCATCGAAATTTTCTACCTAATGCTTGACACAATAACAGTCAACAACGAAAAAATCTACACTTCAATGCGAGCAGGATTCCTAAATGCAACAGACGTAGCTGATTACCTTGCAAAACACAATGTTCCATTTAGACAAGCTCATAAAATTGTTGGAGAAATCGTATCCTACTGTGAAGACAAGAAAATCGCAATTGACGACATGAAACTCGAAGAATTTCATAAATTTTCTGATGTTTTCAAAGACGATATTCTTTCAGAAATCACAATCGAAAACTGCGTAAACAAACGAAATTCGTATGGTGGAACTTCCATAAAAAATGTTGAAATACAAATTGAAAATGGAAAGAAATTTTTAGAAACTTTAGAAATATAA
- a CDS encoding NCS2 family permease — protein sequence MSSNNVQQSGLKRLFPLLANENVNMKKEIIAGITTFLTMAYIIAVNPNILSKTGMDAGALVTATCFSAALGCFLMGLIANLPFALASGMGLNAFFAFTVVLKGGISWQTALTAVFCEGIIFIFLTLFKVREAVVNSIPENMKHAVTGGIGVFIAFVGFSGSGLIVLNESTKVSMGHFSPAVIISFIGLILIAILDKKNVRGSILYGIVLSSLLAWGYALINPAHAKELGIYLPSGVFKYESMMPVMGKLDFNLFTNFKMFGNLFVIVCTFLFVDFFDTVGTLIGVCSKADMLDENGNVPNVGRALMADAIATTAGAALGVSTVTTYVESSTGVIAGGRTGWTAITTGFLFLISMFFSPIFISIPGCATAPALIYVGYLMLSSVKNIDLHDILEGVPSFITITTMALTYSIGDGLTLGILSYVLINLFYNLFSKKEDRRHVSWVMIILGALFIVKLLFMS from the coding sequence ATGAGCAGCAATAATGTTCAACAAAGCGGACTTAAACGACTTTTCCCGCTTCTAGCAAATGAAAATGTCAATATGAAAAAGGAAATTATAGCAGGAATTACAACATTTCTTACAATGGCGTACATAATTGCTGTAAATCCAAATATTTTGTCAAAAACAGGTATGGATGCAGGTGCATTAGTTACAGCTACTTGCTTTTCCGCTGCACTTGGTTGTTTTCTTATGGGCCTTATTGCAAACTTACCTTTTGCCCTCGCCTCAGGTATGGGATTAAACGCATTTTTTGCATTTACAGTTGTACTAAAAGGCGGTATTAGCTGGCAAACTGCTCTAACTGCCGTATTCTGCGAAGGAATTATATTTATATTTTTAACACTTTTTAAAGTGCGTGAAGCTGTAGTAAATTCCATTCCAGAAAATATGAAACATGCTGTTACTGGGGGAATCGGAGTATTTATTGCATTTGTCGGTTTTTCAGGAAGTGGACTAATTGTTTTAAATGAATCAACAAAAGTTAGTATGGGGCATTTTTCTCCAGCCGTTATTATTTCATTTATTGGATTAATTTTAATAGCAATTTTAGATAAAAAGAATGTACGTGGCTCAATTCTTTATGGAATTGTTTTAAGTTCTTTGCTGGCTTGGGGATATGCGCTTATAAATCCTGCACATGCAAAAGAATTAGGGATTTATTTGCCATCTGGTGTCTTTAAATATGAATCAATGATGCCTGTTATGGGAAAATTGGACTTTAACTTATTTACAAATTTTAAAATGTTTGGAAATTTATTTGTCATAGTTTGTACATTTCTCTTTGTAGATTTCTTTGATACTGTCGGAACATTGATAGGGGTATGCTCAAAAGCAGATATGCTGGATGAAAATGGAAACGTACCAAACGTAGGACGTGCCTTAATGGCAGATGCAATCGCAACTACAGCCGGTGCCGCACTTGGAGTTTCAACAGTTACAACGTATGTAGAAAGCTCAACAGGAGTTATCGCTGGTGGAAGAACAGGATGGACTGCTATTACTACAGGTTTCCTATTCCTAATATCAATGTTTTTTTCACCAATATTTATTTCAATACCAGGATGTGCTACAGCTCCAGCCTTAATTTACGTTGGTTACTTAATGCTAAGTTCAGTTAAAAATATAGATTTACACGACATTCTGGAAGGCGTTCCATCATTCATCACAATCACAACAATGGCTTTAACTTACAGCATCGGAGATGGATTAACATTAGGAATTTTATCTTATGTATTAATAAATCTGTTTTACAATTTATTCTCGAAAAAAGAAGATAGAAGACACGTTTCGTGGGTAATGATTATTTTGGGTGCATTATTTATAGTTAAATTGTTATTTATGTCCTAA
- a CDS encoding Txe/YoeB family addiction module toxin, which produces MNINWNSEAWKEYVDWQSKDKKVIKKINEIIKDIQRNGNEGIGKAEALKHELSGYWSRRITDKHRFIYKLTENEVIIIACANHYK; this is translated from the coding sequence ATGAACATAAATTGGAATAGTGAAGCATGGAAGGAATATGTAGACTGGCAATCAAAAGATAAAAAAGTTATAAAAAAGATAAATGAAATTATAAAGGATATTCAGAGAAATGGAAATGAAGGAATAGGTAAAGCAGAGGCTTTAAAGCATGAATTAAGTGGGTATTGGAGCAGAAGAATAACTGATAAGCACAGATTTATTTATAAATTGACTGAAAATGAAGTTATAATAATAGCTTGTGCTAATCATTACAAATAA
- a CDS encoding YcjF family protein, translating to MDVTEFKKLIEKEKNINVEENKMNNQDNQKVGMKNQILESLNGLTVSERTVSFDEKTNKKMWNSYSNRETVNIIVAGKTGVGKSSLINYIFGEKVAEVGAGAPVTQEIGAYHLKEDNINLYDTKGIEAENYEETLSNIQNFLAERQKSKDENEHIHIAWLCISERSDRIEAADIKLLEILKSSGIPTIAVFTKRDTVKESEFVKKVKEEGTLEKARAIVRVRSVEELVEIDEDERLVLKPRGAEELLRETYKYVSEGKQNAIKKAQIVILKDRLEAMAKEANDATNKYAFLAAGIGATPLPFADSIALAALQTKLIIDINTIYRVNSGTHTFTDIAAALISITGVAQVGKLAANLLKIVPGIGWAANGTVAASITKGIGLGYSEYLKNNVNTETGEINLDLDDLKQNFFKYFNQFKNEVVNNYENYKNKFGK from the coding sequence ATGGATGTTACAGAATTTAAAAAATTAATTGAAAAAGAAAAAAATATAAATGTGGAGGAAAATAAAATGAATAATCAAGATAATCAAAAAGTTGGAATGAAAAATCAAATTTTAGAAAGTCTTAATGGATTGACAGTTAGTGAGAGAACAGTTAGTTTTGATGAAAAGACAAATAAAAAAATGTGGAATAGTTATAGTAATAGAGAAACAGTTAATATTATCGTTGCAGGGAAAACTGGTGTTGGAAAAAGTTCACTAATTAATTATATTTTTGGAGAAAAAGTAGCGGAAGTTGGTGCAGGGGCTCCTGTAACTCAAGAAATTGGAGCTTATCATTTGAAAGAAGATAATATAAATTTATACGATACAAAAGGAATTGAAGCTGAAAATTATGAAGAAACATTATCAAATATTCAAAATTTTTTAGCAGAAAGACAAAAGTCTAAAGATGAAAATGAGCATATTCATATTGCTTGGCTTTGCATTAGTGAAAGAAGTGATAGAATTGAAGCGGCTGACATAAAATTGCTTGAGATTTTGAAATCATCTGGAATTCCTACAATTGCAGTGTTTACAAAAAGAGACACAGTAAAGGAATCTGAATTTGTTAAAAAAGTAAAAGAAGAAGGAACATTGGAAAAAGCAAGAGCTATTGTGAGAGTACGAAGTGTTGAAGAGTTAGTTGAAATTGATGAAGATGAAAGATTGGTTTTAAAGCCTAGAGGAGCAGAAGAATTACTACGTGAAACATATAAATATGTATCTGAAGGTAAACAAAATGCTATTAAAAAGGCCCAAATTGTAATTTTAAAAGATCGGCTTGAAGCAATGGCAAAAGAAGCTAATGATGCCACAAATAAATATGCATTTCTAGCGGCAGGAATTGGAGCGACACCATTACCTTTTGCAGATTCAATAGCTCTGGCCGCATTACAGACAAAATTGATTATTGATATTAACACAATTTATCGTGTAAATTCAGGAACTCATACTTTTACAGATATTGCGGCAGCTTTAATATCAATTACAGGTGTAGCACAAGTTGGGAAATTAGCTGCTAATTTGCTGAAAATAGTTCCTGGTATTGGATGGGCGGCAAATGGAACAGTTGCGGCAAGTATTACGAAAGGAATTGGACTTGGATATTCTGAATATTTAAAAAATAATGTTAATACAGAAACTGGTGAAATTAATCTTGATCTGGACGATTTAAAACAGAATTTTTTCAAATATTTTAATCAATTTAAAAATGAAGTTGTGAATAATTATGAAAATTATAAAAATAAATTCGGAAAATAA
- the yidD gene encoding membrane protein insertion efficiency factor YidD: protein MKKFSIFLIKIYQKISRKYLPKMCVFTPTCSEYTRQAIEKYGFFKGSFLGFKRILRCHPFSKGGNDPLK from the coding sequence ATGAAAAAGTTTTCAATTTTTTTAATTAAGATATACCAAAAAATCTCACGAAAATACTTGCCTAAGATGTGTGTATTTACACCAACTTGTTCAGAATACACTAGACAAGCAATAGAAAAGTATGGATTTTTTAAGGGTAGTTTTCTCGGATTTAAGAGAATATTACGATGTCATCCATTTAGTAAGGGTGGAAATGATCCATTAAAATAA
- a CDS encoding YkgJ family cysteine cluster protein encodes MFECDVCGHCCRNLDKSPIYLELDRGDGTCKYLVGNLCSIYKNRPLICRVDESYEVFFKDTISIKEYYRLNCEACIRLKEQAEKNKKTK; translated from the coding sequence ATGTTTGAATGTGATGTTTGTGGACATTGTTGCAGAAATCTGGACAAATCTCCAATTTATTTAGAATTAGATAGAGGAGATGGAACTTGTAAATATTTAGTAGGAAATTTATGTAGTATTTATAAAAATCGTCCATTAATATGTAGAGTTGATGAAAGTTATGAAGTTTTTTTTAAAGACACTATAAGTATCAAAGAATATTATAGACTTAATTGTGAAGCATGTATTAGATTAAAGGAACAGGCAGAAAAAAATAAAAAAACAAAATAG
- a CDS encoding hemolysin family protein: MSEGSLLLQIVIIIILTGINAFFSSAEMAIVSLNKNKLKILIEDGNKKAILLDNLLQEPSKFLSTIQVGITLAGFFASASAATGLSQYLSNALQPLNIPYSNQISMILITFLLSYVTLVFGELIPKRIALRNSEKIALSSIGVVVFISKLFSPFVKFLTFSTNLVLTILKMKEDNIEEKVSKEELRSLVEVGKEHGVINEAEQEMIENIIEFDEKIAREIMIPRTKVFLIDKNISIHELFENKEIGKYSRIPVYENEADNIVGVLLTKDLMMEAYKKGFDNIKVADLLQEAYFVPETKNVNELFNEMQLEKKHITILIDEYGGFSGIVTLEDLIEEVMGNIADEFDDEDLSIRQLSRNKYLISGEVSLNDLNDNFNFELESKYYDTLSGILIENLGYIPEDNENIEPITINGVVFKPQRVRNKKIEKVVMTFDKDKTEDEKAKNKSNEDE; this comes from the coding sequence ATGTCTGAGGGCAGTTTATTATTACAGATTGTAATAATAATAATTTTAACGGGAATTAATGCTTTCTTTTCCAGTGCGGAAATGGCGATTGTTTCGTTAAACAAAAATAAATTAAAAATATTAATTGAAGATGGAAATAAAAAAGCAATTTTACTTGATAATTTGCTGCAGGAACCTAGTAAATTCCTGTCTACTATTCAAGTTGGGATTACTTTGGCAGGTTTTTTTGCATCAGCATCGGCAGCGACTGGTTTATCGCAATATTTGTCGAATGCATTGCAGCCTTTGAATATCCCGTACAGTAATCAAATTTCAATGATTTTAATAACTTTTCTACTATCGTATGTTACACTTGTTTTTGGGGAACTGATTCCAAAGAGAATTGCACTTAGAAATTCAGAAAAGATTGCTTTATCGTCAATTGGAGTTGTTGTATTTATTTCAAAGTTATTTTCTCCATTTGTAAAATTTTTGACATTTTCTACAAATTTGGTACTTACCATTTTGAAAATGAAAGAAGACAATATTGAAGAAAAGGTTTCTAAGGAGGAACTGCGTTCGCTTGTGGAAGTTGGTAAGGAACACGGTGTTATTAACGAAGCTGAACAGGAAATGATTGAAAATATTATTGAATTTGATGAAAAAATTGCACGTGAAATAATGATTCCGAGGACAAAAGTATTTTTGATTGATAAAAATATCTCAATTCATGAGCTTTTTGAAAATAAGGAAATTGGAAAATATTCACGTATTCCTGTTTATGAAAATGAAGCTGACAACATTGTTGGAGTATTGTTAACTAAAGATTTGATGATGGAAGCCTACAAAAAGGGATTTGACAACATAAAAGTGGCTGATTTGCTCCAAGAAGCGTATTTTGTGCCTGAAACAAAAAATGTAAATGAACTTTTTAATGAAATGCAGCTGGAGAAAAAACATATTACCATTCTAATTGATGAATATGGTGGTTTTTCGGGAATTGTTACACTTGAAGACTTGATTGAGGAAGTTATGGGAAATATTGCCGATGAATTTGATGATGAGGACTTGTCAATCCGTCAGTTATCACGAAATAAATATTTAATTAGCGGAGAAGTTTCGCTAAATGACTTGAATGATAACTTTAACTTTGAACTTGAATCAAAATATTATGATACTTTGAGCGGAATTTTAATTGAAAATTTAGGATATATTCCCGAAGACAATGAAAATATTGAGCCAATTACAATTAATGGTGTTGTATTCAAGCCACAGCGAGTCAGAAATAAAAAAATTGAAAAAGTTGTTATGACTTTTGACAAAGATAAAACAGAAGATGAAAAGGCTAAAAATAAATCGAATGAAGATGAATAA